The stretch of DNA GAGTGTCCCACGGACTCctattgtggaaaaaaaggctGGAGTCACATCTGGATTTGCCCAAAAAGCCCAACAGACTCAAGAACTTGACacacgtaaaaaaaaatatatatatatatatcaagaGCTAAAACGCtggtgttttattgtttttcattttcatgttgttgaattattttctttttttgttaaattcgCAGCATGTCAGAACCAGTTTTTTGCAAACACCGACATCCCGGGAAGCGACCTTGAGCAGGAGAAGTCTGTTTCCGTTGAACACTGTCAAGTCCTGTGTTCGGCTCATCCAAAGTGCACCTACTTCTCCTACAGCAGGTAGTAAACGATTCATTTATCGTAGCTGTTCTGATTGGTCGGTCCAGCTGCGACGTAACACGTCTAAAACCTTTCTAAATGTTTGCGATTCCGCAGCGATGACTTCAAATGCCATTTGAAGAACAACCTCAACGACTTGGCAGCTAAACCAAAAGACGGAGTCACGTCAGGCATACCGGCACACTTCTGTCAGCTTGATGACAGTACGTACCATGAATCGACGCAAACACTGAACAGAACACACTTTCTGCTCTCTGCTCATCAGCAGAGACGTATTGAAGCAAAGTCCAAAGCTGAAATGAACGTTGGAGGTCTTTGAGTTACGTCAAGTTTAGTTGGTTGATTACTAATGCTCCCATAACTGTGCCCGTTCTAGACTCAGATGTTATTCTAACATCAGAGATTTGACCAAATACGTCTTTCCTACCAGCGTGGGTCAAGCAGAGCTATGAAGGTGTGGATTTCCGTGGCTCCGACATTCGATTCGAGCTGATGGATACGGCGGAGCTCTGTCAGTCGAAATGTGACGAGGATCCCAGCTGCCAGTTCTACGCCTACGTCGATGAAAGCTTCTCTGACCGTGCAGAGTGGTACAGTGTTCCTCATCCCAAACAGCTTTATTGAAATTCAGGTAGAAATCCACTAATGTTGCCACTTTGTCGCTGAACCGATATTCCCTGTTGTCACTGCTGCAGGCGTCGCTGCTTTCTGAAGAGGGTCATCACCATGCCGGCTCCTCCCAAAGTTTCCAAACTGGCCAATGTTGTGTCTGGCTTCAGCCTGAGGGACTGCAGAAAATAACttgtttaaaaagacagaaagctttcagaaataaactttaattttcttttgatggAAATTTTTTGTTACCTTCAGACAaagatatatatacatatatatatatatatatatatatatatatatatatatatatatatatatatttttttttttttttgctaaagattttgttttgatttcttggCACATTTTTAACAAGACTGATTGTGAAAAGGTTAGCAACTTTTAGAGAATAGTTACGATGTTTGTGCAGTTTTAGTCAGGAAATGGGTTATAATAGTTTTCCAAATACATCTTTCCTACCAGCTTACTTCAAAAGGATGTTTGCGTGCTTCAGTAAGATCAGTTGGATGCAAAAGTCTAAGTTTGGAtagataagaaaataataattcaaaaagTCACATAGGCCGTTTTCACATCCCCTAGCTGTGGAAATATCCAGTCATTATAAATTGagccaaaacaacaaatcaaggGAAGGGACACCATTGGCTGAAATTTCCAAATATATGCCAATATGTGTTACGTCCTATAAAAGTTTTACAACCATTAAAAGTTGGAagatttcatgcattttgtaAGATCTTGGAAGTTCTGTTGCAACTACTGAATGTGTTGATGTGCTAAATGATTTAGCACATCATTTATTCAGATCTGCTAAATAAATCTCCTCCCCATTGGTAAGATACGAGTCCtgtgatgatttttttcattccatGAGTTTGCCACTTTTC from Xiphophorus maculatus strain JP 163 A chromosome 13, X_maculatus-5.0-male, whole genome shotgun sequence encodes:
- the LOC102235514 gene encoding plasma kallikrein-like → MGSCSILVGLLLASSFSFSKACPSELLENVDFPGSDIASLQSPSVEHCQQLCTQHPACLFFTFIRSDWTRDNRHFSCFLKSTPSGQPSSQAPLLGVTSGFSLKSCNPDPRPCFSQVFQDVDFLGADYRALFTPDYQECQRVCTQDPGCQFFTFLKGEFTGQNFRFKCHLKFSWSVPRTPIVEKKAGVTSGFAQKAQQTQELDTPCQNQFFANTDIPGSDLEQEKSVSVEHCQVLCSAHPKCTYFSYSSDDFKCHLKNNLNDLAAKPKDGVTSGIPAHFCQLDDTWVKQSYEGVDFRGSDIRFELMDTAELCQSKCDEDPSCQFYAYVDESFSDRAEWRRCFLKRVITMPAPPKVSKLANVVSGFSLRDCRK